One Gordonia mangrovi genomic region harbors:
- the nth gene encoding endonuclease III, whose translation MNRTLKVAFPHVYCELDFTTPLELSVATILSAQCTDVRVNQVTPALFARYPTARSYAEADRTELEEMIRSTGFYRNKANSIIGLGQALVERFDGEVPGTLKELVTLPGFGRKTANVVLGNAFGVPGITVDTHFARLVQRWGWTEETDPVKIERAVGELIERKEWTDFSHRVIFHGRRVCHARKPACGVCILAKDCPAAGTGPMAKAEAAKLVKGPETEHLLDLAGLATQ comes from the coding sequence ATGAACCGCACCCTGAAGGTCGCGTTCCCGCATGTGTACTGCGAACTCGATTTCACCACTCCGCTCGAGCTGTCGGTCGCGACGATCCTGTCGGCGCAATGCACCGACGTGCGGGTGAATCAGGTGACACCGGCGTTGTTCGCCCGCTATCCGACCGCCCGGTCGTATGCGGAGGCCGACCGTACGGAACTCGAGGAGATGATCCGGTCCACCGGCTTCTACCGGAACAAGGCCAACTCGATCATCGGGCTCGGTCAGGCCCTGGTGGAACGGTTCGACGGTGAGGTACCCGGCACCCTCAAAGAGCTGGTCACACTGCCCGGTTTCGGCCGCAAGACCGCCAACGTCGTCCTGGGCAACGCCTTCGGTGTCCCCGGGATCACCGTCGACACCCATTTCGCGCGGTTGGTGCAGCGGTGGGGGTGGACCGAGGAGACCGATCCGGTCAAGATCGAACGCGCCGTCGGTGAGCTGATCGAGCGCAAGGAGTGGACTGATTTCTCACACCGGGTGATCTTCCACGGCCGCCGCGTCTGCCATGCGCGTAAACCGGCGTGTGGCGTCTGCATCCTGGCCAAGGACTGCCCGGCCGCCGGCACCGGCCCGATGGCGAAAGCCGAGGCCGCCAAGCTGGTCAAGGGGCCCGAGACCGAGCATCTACTGGATCTGGCGGGGCTGGCGACACAGTGA
- a CDS encoding alpha/beta fold hydrolase — MAGPPDPSSVRISGDWHHFDVRANGLRFHAVEASEPGTANRPLVLLLHGFGEFWWSWRHQITALAEAGFRAVAVDLRGYGDSDKPPRGYDGWTLAGDTNGLVRALGHADATLVGHADGGLVCWATATLHPRVVNRVAVIASPHPRALRRAMLADRRQRGAFLPGFLHNQLPKLGERRLAAHDGGYLTQYFAERASPSWQATDDYAVTVDRNRSAVQIPYVAHSSLEYRRWAFRSQFRPDGSRFMDLMNQRLHLPVLAMRGADDPYILDQVMSASHRYATHMEYRQIADSGHFAHQERPDVVTERLLGLLRKDVD, encoded by the coding sequence GTGGCCGGACCGCCTGACCCGTCGAGCGTCCGCATCTCCGGCGACTGGCATCACTTCGACGTCCGCGCCAACGGACTGCGCTTCCACGCCGTCGAGGCGTCGGAGCCGGGCACGGCCAACCGGCCGCTGGTGCTGCTGCTGCACGGCTTCGGCGAGTTCTGGTGGAGCTGGCGCCACCAGATCACCGCGCTGGCCGAAGCCGGTTTCCGGGCCGTCGCCGTCGATCTACGCGGCTACGGCGACTCCGACAAACCACCCCGCGGCTACGACGGCTGGACGCTGGCCGGTGACACGAACGGTCTGGTCCGGGCGCTCGGCCACGCCGACGCCACCCTGGTGGGCCACGCCGACGGCGGGCTGGTGTGCTGGGCGACCGCGACGCTGCATCCTCGCGTGGTCAACCGCGTCGCCGTCATCGCCTCTCCGCACCCTCGTGCGCTGCGCCGCGCCATGCTCGCCGACCGCCGTCAACGCGGCGCGTTCCTACCCGGCTTCCTGCACAACCAGCTACCCAAGCTGGGTGAGCGTCGGCTCGCGGCGCACGACGGCGGCTACCTCACGCAGTACTTCGCCGAGCGGGCCTCGCCCAGCTGGCAGGCCACCGACGATTACGCGGTCACCGTGGACCGCAACCGCTCGGCGGTGCAGATCCCCTACGTCGCGCACTCCAGCCTGGAGTACCGGCGCTGGGCGTTCCGGTCTCAGTTCCGCCCCGACGGATCGCGGTTCATGGACCTGATGAATCAGCGGCTGCATCTGCCGGTACTCGCGATGCGCGGCGCCGACGACCCGTACATCCTCGATCAGGTGATGTCCGCGAGCCACCGTTATGCGACGCACATGGAGTACCGACAGATCGCCGACAGCGGGCACTTCGCCCACCAGGAGCGGCCCGACGTGGTGACCGAGCGGCTGCTCGGATTGCTGCGCAAGGACGTGGACTGA
- a CDS encoding esterase/lipase family protein: MNRFTVLITTLVTVCAAVTVWAGAAPATPQRPLPESYNFFAGIPAELAHPGGSLPGSNDFTCRPTPQHPRPVVLVHGTGGSQQTNWGAYVAMLANRGYCVYALTYGAIPGTPWPVSAIGGMTRMEPSAAQLSRFVDRVLAATGARTVDLVGHSQGTYMPGYYLKRLGGAAKVTKYVSLAPLWRGSFEGAGFTEITQQLLGGADLPICAACGQMAAGSPMNRAIWAGGSPYVAGVDYTNISTRYDEFVVPYTSGQVPGRPGERVRNIVVQDGCEQDHSDHLAIAGSRRTAYLVLNALDPEHPVPVPCEYVPPFTG; encoded by the coding sequence ATGAACCGATTCACGGTCCTGATCACGACGTTGGTGACGGTGTGTGCGGCCGTGACCGTCTGGGCGGGCGCCGCCCCGGCCACCCCACAGCGGCCACTGCCCGAGAGTTACAACTTCTTCGCCGGCATCCCCGCCGAACTGGCGCACCCCGGCGGATCGCTGCCCGGTTCCAACGACTTCACCTGTCGTCCGACACCGCAGCACCCTCGGCCGGTGGTGCTGGTGCACGGCACGGGCGGTTCGCAGCAGACCAACTGGGGCGCCTACGTCGCGATGCTCGCCAACCGCGGGTACTGCGTCTACGCCCTCACCTACGGAGCGATTCCCGGGACGCCGTGGCCGGTGTCGGCGATCGGTGGGATGACCCGGATGGAGCCGAGTGCCGCGCAGTTGTCGCGGTTCGTCGACCGAGTCCTCGCCGCGACCGGCGCACGGACCGTCGACCTGGTCGGGCACTCGCAGGGCACATACATGCCCGGGTACTACCTGAAGCGCCTCGGCGGAGCTGCGAAGGTCACGAAGTACGTCTCGCTGGCGCCGCTGTGGCGTGGTTCGTTCGAGGGCGCTGGATTCACCGAGATCACCCAGCAACTGTTGGGTGGTGCTGACCTGCCGATCTGCGCTGCCTGCGGCCAGATGGCCGCGGGGTCGCCGATGAACCGGGCGATCTGGGCGGGCGGCAGCCCGTATGTCGCGGGTGTGGACTACACCAACATCTCCACCCGCTACGACGAGTTCGTGGTGCCCTACACCAGCGGTCAGGTCCCGGGCCGTCCCGGCGAGAGAGTGCGCAACATCGTCGTGCAGGACGGATGCGAACAGGACCACAGCGACCACCTCGCCATCGCGGGCTCGCGACGCACGGCCTACCTGGTGCTCAATGCCCTGGACCCCGAACATCCGGTCCCCGTGCCCTGCGAATACGTGCCGCCCTTCACCGGCTGA
- a CDS encoding TlpA family protein disulfide reductase produces the protein MNQTPTSAASGPDEDDAAATPPTRRPSRFPASARWTIVFTVVILALVVAIWPRGDDSAGPGTPTAPTASGLRATDAQVDDAQLVQARSDAALPPCPQTGLPEGPQSVLAGVTGPCLADGTGYDVGAGTAGRPLVVNMWAVWCLPCRRELPVVESYARQAGDEVTVLAVHAAEGAQNPYLALQFLMENDVQLPVVLDTDATIAAALGAPRVFPSTILVRADGTVAQVLPQVFDTPDELAAVVQQYLGVRT, from the coding sequence GTGAACCAGACCCCGACCAGCGCGGCGTCGGGCCCCGACGAGGACGACGCCGCCGCCACCCCACCGACCCGACGGCCCAGCCGTTTTCCGGCCTCGGCACGGTGGACCATCGTGTTCACCGTCGTCATCCTGGCGTTGGTGGTGGCGATCTGGCCGCGCGGCGACGACAGCGCCGGCCCCGGCACGCCGACGGCGCCGACCGCGTCCGGGCTCAGGGCGACCGACGCCCAGGTCGACGACGCGCAGCTGGTGCAGGCGCGCAGCGACGCGGCCCTACCGCCCTGCCCACAGACCGGACTGCCCGAAGGGCCGCAATCCGTCCTGGCCGGCGTCACGGGGCCGTGCCTGGCCGACGGCACGGGCTACGACGTCGGCGCCGGCACTGCGGGCCGGCCGCTGGTGGTGAACATGTGGGCCGTCTGGTGCCTGCCGTGCCGGCGTGAACTCCCGGTGGTCGAGAGCTACGCCCGTCAGGCGGGCGACGAGGTGACCGTGCTTGCCGTCCATGCGGCCGAGGGCGCCCAGAATCCGTACCTGGCGCTGCAGTTCCTCATGGAGAACGACGTACAGCTACCGGTGGTGCTCGACACCGACGCGACGATCGCCGCGGCCCTCGGCGCGCCCCGGGTCTTCCCGTCGACGATCCTGGTGCGCGCCGACGGCACGGTCGCCCAGGTGTTGCCGCAGGTGTTCGACACCCCCGACGAACTCGCCGCCGTCGTACAGCAATACCTGGGGGTGAGGACATGA
- the ssd gene encoding septum site-determining protein Ssd translates to MTDELLTLVGADLHEDVARCAAAAGYRIVPGSPTECRREWLRAGAIAVDGHAIDELTGLAPPRRAGIVMVTAGEPSAETWRAAMNLGAEYAVALPAEESTLVGLLTDFRAPATNPAAAIAVIGGHGGAGVTTLAAAVALAGADLGPRVLLLDVDDLGAGIDLALGIEGRAGLRWQDLTVAAGAMRASALHDALPHVDDRLSVLAPRPDSHHPIAVEPVVAALDAARAEGDTVVVDLPRAGGPVTDAVLDTVDLVVVVTTATVPGAASTRQVVTRVRRHGVWAELAVRGPAPSGLRAAQVAATVGLPLLAAYRSDPGLPGRMDAGRLRITPRSPLGRAARAVHRAADRATRVAA, encoded by the coding sequence GTGACCGATGAACTACTCACCCTCGTGGGTGCCGATCTGCACGAGGACGTCGCCCGCTGCGCGGCCGCCGCCGGTTACCGCATCGTGCCCGGCTCGCCGACGGAATGTCGGCGAGAGTGGTTGCGGGCCGGGGCGATCGCCGTCGACGGGCACGCCATCGATGAGCTCACGGGCCTCGCGCCGCCGCGGCGAGCCGGGATCGTGATGGTGACCGCCGGCGAGCCCTCGGCGGAGACCTGGCGCGCAGCAATGAATCTCGGCGCGGAGTATGCGGTCGCGTTACCCGCGGAGGAGTCGACCCTGGTCGGGCTGCTGACCGACTTCCGGGCACCGGCCACCAACCCGGCCGCCGCGATCGCGGTGATCGGCGGACACGGCGGGGCCGGTGTCACCACGCTTGCCGCGGCCGTCGCGCTCGCGGGGGCCGACCTGGGGCCGCGGGTGCTGCTGCTCGACGTCGACGATCTCGGCGCCGGCATCGACCTCGCATTGGGCATCGAGGGCCGCGCCGGGCTGCGCTGGCAGGATCTCACAGTGGCCGCAGGGGCCATGCGGGCCAGCGCGTTACACGATGCATTGCCGCATGTCGACGACCGGCTGTCGGTGCTCGCGCCCCGCCCGGACAGCCACCACCCGATCGCCGTCGAACCGGTCGTCGCCGCGCTGGACGCCGCACGCGCAGAGGGCGATACGGTGGTCGTCGACCTGCCGAGGGCGGGCGGCCCGGTGACCGACGCGGTCCTCGACACGGTCGACCTGGTCGTGGTGGTCACCACCGCCACCGTGCCCGGTGCGGCGTCGACCCGACAGGTCGTGACCCGGGTCCGCCGCCACGGCGTGTGGGCGGAACTGGCCGTGCGCGGACCGGCGCCGTCGGGTCTGCGCGCCGCGCAGGTGGCTGCCACCGTCGGGTTGCCGCTGCTCGCCGCATATCGATCGGACCCGGGCCTGCCCGGGCGGATGGATGCCGGACGCCTTCGCATCACACCACGCAGTCCCCTCGGCCGCGCAGCACGTGCGGTGCATCGTGCCGCCGACCGCGCCACCCGGGTGGCGGCATGA
- a CDS encoding oxidoreductase, translating to MSSETSAADPLAPLLQLPGVREAADRARDALSAVHRHPANLRGWDKTATEASWRAGRSSAAIDGGSVDLRRDGDFDDPVLAGAMRVAQALDGDALEQFTGVFRRAPAQAFARLHMLAAAGLVDDPDELGRPSSAPGVAGRLDLLGQLVTGATAVPAPVLAAVVHGELLGLDAFPSANGVVARAASRLVCTSSGLDPHNLGVPEVTWLRRLDDYRTLSARFAEGDPAGVGAWIVLCCEALAAGAAEARSIADAARAG from the coding sequence GTGAGTTCGGAAACGTCGGCGGCCGACCCGCTGGCACCACTGTTGCAGTTGCCCGGCGTACGCGAAGCCGCCGACCGCGCCCGCGACGCGTTGAGCGCGGTCCACCGGCACCCGGCGAATCTGCGTGGCTGGGACAAGACGGCCACCGAGGCGTCCTGGCGCGCCGGTCGGTCGTCGGCGGCCATCGACGGCGGCAGCGTCGATCTGCGCCGCGACGGCGACTTCGATGACCCGGTGTTGGCCGGGGCCATGCGCGTCGCGCAGGCCCTCGACGGCGATGCGCTCGAGCAGTTCACCGGGGTCTTCCGCCGCGCGCCGGCGCAGGCATTCGCCCGGCTGCACATGCTCGCCGCGGCCGGGCTCGTCGACGACCCGGACGAGCTGGGCCGCCCCAGTTCGGCGCCCGGCGTCGCGGGCCGACTCGACCTGCTCGGACAATTGGTCACCGGCGCCACCGCGGTTCCCGCGCCGGTGCTGGCCGCTGTTGTGCACGGAGAGCTGTTGGGGCTGGACGCATTTCCGTCGGCCAACGGGGTGGTGGCACGTGCGGCGTCGCGGCTGGTGTGTACGTCGTCGGGACTGGACCCGCACAACCTCGGCGTCCCGGAGGTCACGTGGCTACGGCGGCTCGACGACTACCGCACACTGTCGGCGCGCTTTGCAGAGGGTGACCCGGCGGGCGTCGGCGCCTGGATCGTGCTGTGTTGCGAGGCGCTGGCGGCGGGTGCGGCCGAGGCCCGCTCCATCGCCGACGCCGCTCGTGCCGGCTGA
- the acs gene encoding acetate--CoA ligase produces MSPATTSSAQGYPPSKEFAAQANATAEMYDRADADRLGFWAEQARRLDWDTDFDQVLDWSDAPFAKWFVGGTLNVAVNCVDRHVAAGKGERVAIHWVGEPGDHRDITYAQLKDEVSKAANYFAAIGLVAGDRVAIYMPMVPEALISMLACARLGLTHSVVFAGFSAGALRSRVDDAEAKLVITTDGQYRRGKPAPLKAAVDEALGSGDDAAASVEKVLVVRRTNHDENLPWVDGRDVWWEDTVDEQSTDHTPEFFDAEHPLFLLYTSGTTGKPKGIVHSSGGYLTQASYTFHYVFDHKEGRDVFWCGADIGWVTGHSYLVYGPLSNGATEVVYEGTPNSPNEHRHFEIIEKYGVTIYYIAPTLIRTFMKWGREIPDAHDLSSVRLLGSVGEPINPEAWKWYREVIGGDSAPIVDTWWQTETGAIMISPLPGVTAAKPGSAMKPLPGISANIVDDQGNPVSHGEQGYLVLDQPWPSMLRGIWGDEERYRDTYWSRFAEQGWYFAGDGARYDDDGALWVLGRVDDVMNISGHRISTAEVESALVGHAGVAEAAVIGAADETTGQGIVAFVILREGVVDTGDGLIAELREQVSIEISPIAKPREINVVPELPKTRSGKIMRRLLKDVAEGRDLGDTSTLVDPSVFEAIRQKRA; encoded by the coding sequence ATGTCTCCCGCCACCACTTCGTCTGCGCAGGGCTATCCGCCGTCGAAGGAGTTCGCCGCCCAGGCCAATGCCACCGCCGAGATGTATGACCGTGCCGATGCGGATCGTCTCGGGTTCTGGGCCGAGCAGGCCCGTCGTCTGGATTGGGATACCGATTTCGATCAGGTGCTGGACTGGTCGGATGCGCCGTTTGCGAAGTGGTTTGTCGGCGGCACGTTGAATGTGGCGGTCAACTGTGTGGACCGCCACGTCGCCGCGGGTAAGGGTGAGCGGGTCGCCATCCACTGGGTGGGCGAACCCGGCGATCACCGCGACATCACCTACGCCCAGCTCAAGGATGAGGTGTCCAAGGCCGCCAACTATTTCGCCGCCATCGGGCTCGTGGCCGGCGATCGGGTGGCGATCTACATGCCGATGGTGCCCGAGGCGTTGATCTCGATGTTGGCGTGCGCGCGATTGGGGTTGACGCATTCGGTGGTGTTCGCCGGTTTCTCCGCCGGTGCGCTGCGTTCCCGGGTGGATGACGCCGAGGCCAAGCTGGTCATCACCACCGACGGCCAGTACCGCCGCGGCAAGCCCGCGCCGTTGAAGGCCGCTGTCGACGAGGCACTCGGTTCCGGCGACGATGCCGCGGCCTCGGTGGAGAAGGTGCTGGTGGTGCGCCGCACCAACCACGACGAGAACCTGCCGTGGGTCGACGGTCGTGACGTGTGGTGGGAGGACACCGTCGACGAGCAGTCCACCGACCACACCCCGGAATTCTTCGACGCCGAGCATCCGCTGTTTCTGCTCTACACCTCCGGCACCACCGGCAAGCCCAAGGGCATCGTGCATTCCTCGGGTGGCTACCTCACCCAGGCGTCCTACACCTTCCACTACGTGTTCGACCACAAGGAAGGCCGCGACGTCTTCTGGTGCGGCGCCGACATCGGCTGGGTGACCGGCCACTCCTATCTTGTCTACGGACCACTGTCGAACGGCGCCACCGAGGTCGTCTACGAGGGCACCCCCAACTCCCCCAACGAGCATCGTCATTTCGAGATCATCGAGAAGTACGGGGTGACGATCTACTACATCGCGCCCACGCTGATCCGCACGTTCATGAAGTGGGGCCGCGAGATCCCCGACGCGCACGATCTGAGTTCGGTGCGGCTACTGGGCTCGGTGGGTGAGCCGATCAACCCCGAGGCGTGGAAGTGGTATCGCGAGGTCATCGGCGGTGACAGCGCACCGATCGTGGACACCTGGTGGCAAACCGAGACCGGCGCCATCATGATCTCGCCGCTGCCCGGCGTGACCGCCGCCAAACCCGGCTCGGCGATGAAACCACTGCCCGGCATCAGCGCCAACATCGTCGACGACCAGGGCAACCCGGTCTCGCACGGCGAACAGGGCTACCTGGTGCTCGATCAGCCGTGGCCGTCGATGCTGCGCGGCATCTGGGGCGACGAGGAGCGCTACCGCGACACCTACTGGTCACGGTTCGCCGAACAGGGCTGGTACTTCGCCGGTGACGGCGCCCGCTACGACGACGACGGCGCCCTCTGGGTGCTCGGCCGTGTCGATGACGTCATGAACATCTCCGGGCACCGCATCTCCACCGCCGAGGTCGAGTCCGCACTGGTCGGACATGCCGGGGTCGCCGAGGCCGCGGTCATCGGCGCGGCCGACGAGACCACCGGCCAGGGCATCGTCGCCTTCGTGATCCTGCGTGAAGGGGTTGTCGACACCGGCGACGGCCTCATCGCCGAGCTGCGCGAACAGGTGTCGATCGAGATCTCGCCGATCGCCAAACCCCGTGAGATCAACGTCGTACCCGAGCTGCCCAAGACACGCTCCGGCAAGATCATGCGACGCCTGCTCAAAGACGTCGCCGAAGGCCGAGACCTCGGCGACACCTCCACCCTGGTCGACCCGTCCGTCTTCGAGGCGATCCGCCAAAAGCGCGCATAA
- a CDS encoding NUDIX hydrolase translates to MTAEHDPGVHAGPLVPTEQIPPWMRRLTDNVAAVTDSVLNRGGDRTRWASMLGRDKRAAAVLVLIGGSWDEAFDHPGGLPPDAEILLTERAPTLRQHSGQVAFPGGGLDPGDEFPVGTAMREAAEETGLVSEGVDVLANLPSFPVPVSSFDVTPVLAHWRDPGEVRVVDTGETARVARVNLRALLAPESRFQVQRTVMGARAYKGPAFMVDGLLVWGFTGGLIAAISEVAGWDVPWDSSDVRPLDQAIEAAGSPQTIGPGAVLPAHLRRASQGGAR, encoded by the coding sequence ATGACCGCCGAACACGATCCCGGGGTCCACGCAGGCCCCCTGGTCCCGACCGAGCAGATCCCGCCGTGGATGCGGCGCCTCACCGACAACGTGGCCGCCGTCACCGACTCGGTGCTCAATCGGGGCGGTGACCGGACCAGGTGGGCGTCGATGCTCGGCCGCGACAAGCGCGCGGCGGCGGTGCTGGTCCTCATCGGCGGGTCGTGGGACGAGGCGTTCGATCATCCCGGCGGCCTCCCGCCCGACGCCGAGATACTACTCACCGAACGGGCACCCACCCTGCGTCAACACAGCGGTCAGGTGGCCTTTCCCGGCGGCGGCCTCGATCCCGGCGACGAGTTCCCGGTGGGCACTGCCATGCGCGAGGCGGCCGAGGAGACCGGGCTGGTGTCCGAGGGCGTGGACGTGCTCGCGAATCTGCCGTCGTTCCCGGTTCCGGTGTCCAGTTTCGACGTGACCCCGGTGTTGGCGCATTGGCGTGACCCCGGTGAGGTCCGGGTCGTCGACACCGGCGAGACCGCGCGGGTGGCGCGGGTCAACCTGCGTGCGTTGCTCGCGCCGGAGAGTCGGTTTCAGGTGCAGCGCACGGTGATGGGCGCCCGCGCCTACAAGGGTCCGGCCTTCATGGTCGACGGCCTGCTGGTGTGGGGATTCACCGGCGGGCTCATCGCCGCGATCAGCGAGGTCGCCGGGTGGGACGTGCCCTGGGACTCCTCGGATGTCCGGCCGCTGGATCAGGCGATCGAGGCCGCGGGTAGCCCGCAGACGATCGGCCCGGGTGCGGTACTGCCCGCGCACCTGCGCCGTGCATCACAGGGCGGTGCCCGATGA
- a CDS encoding phage holin family protein, whose amino-acid sequence MSRNEPGQTAQDAGSAPSIPLSDPTQGRNGEPSIGNLVKDASANVSTLFRSEVALAKAELVGEAKKAGAGTGLLVVAGVMALYSSFFFFFFLAELLDNWMPRWLAFLIVFLILVLITVVMAFVGYLFFRRVRGPKKTIASVKEVPTVLPGSHAGGSSESTKRATDREHPAIPRAHDPAKG is encoded by the coding sequence GTGAGCCGCAACGAGCCCGGCCAAACCGCTCAGGACGCCGGATCGGCGCCGTCGATCCCGCTGTCAGATCCCACGCAGGGCCGCAACGGTGAACCGAGCATCGGGAACCTGGTCAAAGACGCGTCGGCGAACGTGTCGACACTGTTCCGGTCCGAGGTCGCGCTGGCCAAGGCCGAACTCGTCGGCGAGGCCAAGAAGGCCGGCGCGGGTACGGGCCTGCTGGTCGTCGCCGGTGTGATGGCCCTCTACTCGAGCTTCTTCTTTTTCTTCTTCCTCGCCGAACTCCTCGACAACTGGATGCCGCGGTGGCTGGCGTTCCTGATCGTCTTCCTGATCCTGGTGCTCATCACCGTCGTGATGGCGTTCGTCGGGTACCTGTTCTTCCGACGGGTCCGGGGCCCGAAGAAGACGATCGCGAGCGTCAAGGAAGTGCCCACGGTGTTGCCGGGCAGCCACGCCGGTGGGTCGTCGGAGTCGACGAAGCGCGCCACCGATCGTGAGCACCCGGCGATCCCGCGCGCGCACGATCCCGCCAAGGGATGA
- a CDS encoding MarP family serine protease produces MTGSGWVDLIVVVIALLAAASGFRQGAVASALAFLGVVLGAIAGILLAPHVISNFSDRTTRLLVGVVLLVGLIIIGEVSGMILGRAARSGIRSRGVRRIDSVIGSMLQVVAVLIAAWLLAIPLSSSAEPQVSTAVRGSKVLTGVDVLAPQWLRDLPKDFSALLDNSGLPQVIGPFGRTPVAEVGPPDPTVLQLPIVAQTRPSVMKIEGTAPSCRQALEGSGFVVSPERVMTNAHVVAGTRRLTVSSPAGEQLPARVVLFDSENDIAVLDVPGLTAPALTFADGEAQTGDDAIVLGYPEAGPFAVSAVRVRDTINLSGPDIYRTGQILRQVYTVRGVIRQGNSGGPMINSAGEVVGVVFGAAEDTNDQTGFVLTAEQVRQNLTDSEARSARVSTQTCVHA; encoded by the coding sequence ATGACCGGATCGGGATGGGTCGACCTCATCGTCGTGGTGATCGCGCTGCTCGCCGCCGCCAGCGGTTTCCGGCAGGGAGCGGTCGCCTCGGCGCTGGCGTTCCTCGGTGTGGTGCTCGGGGCGATCGCCGGCATTCTGCTCGCCCCGCACGTCATCTCGAATTTCTCCGATCGCACCACCCGGCTGCTGGTCGGCGTGGTGTTGCTGGTCGGGTTGATCATCATCGGCGAGGTGTCCGGGATGATCCTCGGCCGGGCCGCGCGCAGCGGCATCCGATCACGTGGTGTGCGCCGCATCGACAGCGTGATCGGGTCGATGCTGCAGGTCGTGGCGGTGCTCATCGCGGCGTGGCTGTTGGCCATCCCGCTGAGCAGCTCGGCCGAGCCACAGGTGTCGACGGCGGTGCGTGGGTCCAAGGTGCTCACCGGGGTGGACGTGCTGGCACCGCAGTGGCTGCGCGATCTGCCGAAGGACTTCAGCGCGCTCCTCGACAACTCCGGGTTGCCGCAGGTCATCGGGCCGTTCGGGCGGACCCCGGTGGCCGAGGTCGGCCCACCCGATCCGACGGTGCTGCAGCTGCCGATCGTCGCGCAGACCCGACCGAGCGTGATGAAGATCGAGGGCACGGCACCGAGCTGCCGTCAGGCCCTCGAAGGCAGCGGCTTCGTGGTGTCACCCGAACGGGTGATGACCAATGCGCACGTCGTCGCAGGCACGCGTCGGCTCACGGTGTCATCACCCGCAGGTGAGCAGTTGCCCGCCCGGGTGGTGCTCTTCGACAGCGAAAACGACATCGCCGTGCTCGACGTCCCCGGGCTGACCGCCCCGGCGCTGACCTTCGCCGATGGCGAGGCCCAGACCGGCGACGACGCGATCGTGCTCGGCTACCCCGAGGCCGGCCCGTTCGCGGTCAGCGCGGTGCGGGTGCGCGACACCATCAACCTCTCCGGCCCCGACATCTACCGCACCGGTCAGATCCTGCGGCAGGTGTACACGGTGCGGGGCGTGATCCGGCAGGGCAACTCGGGCGGCCCGATGATCAACTCGGCGGGCGAGGTCGTCGGCGTGGTCTTCGGTGCGGCCGAGGACACCAACGATCAGACCGGGTTCGTCCTGACCGCCGAGCAGGTGCGGCAGAACCTGACCGACTCCGAGGCGCGGTCGGCGCGGGTCAGCACGCAGACCTGCGTGCATGCCTGA
- a CDS encoding HAD family hydrolase, translating into MTDTSPASYPQARSAPATAPTRRSAAFFDLDKTVIAKSSVLAFSRAFFAEGLLDRRWVIKSGYAQLRFRLMAADQKQVEHLRQHATEMCRGWNVAHVRAVVAEALHEVVHPLVFDEAAELIATHRARGDDVILVSASGREMVEPIGGMLGVDHVVASEMTVVNGHYTGELEVYLYGPAKAAAVSELAEDRGYDLATCYAYSDSITDLPMLEAVGHPFVVNPDRRLRRRAIDEGWPVLDFVRPTSHSSRPGSQRRRTPSRYRTAAVAGAVCAGLAVAGGMGTHALRRYGQHAGAV; encoded by the coding sequence GTGACGGACACCTCGCCGGCGAGTTATCCACAGGCTCGGTCGGCTCCTGCCACCGCTCCGACACGGCGCAGCGCAGCATTCTTCGACCTCGACAAGACGGTGATCGCGAAGTCCAGCGTGCTCGCCTTTTCCCGGGCGTTCTTCGCGGAGGGCCTTCTCGACCGCCGCTGGGTGATCAAATCCGGCTACGCCCAATTGCGGTTCCGGCTGATGGCGGCAGACCAGAAACAGGTCGAACATCTGCGGCAGCATGCGACCGAGATGTGCCGGGGCTGGAATGTCGCGCACGTCCGGGCCGTCGTCGCCGAGGCCCTGCACGAGGTGGTGCACCCGCTGGTGTTCGACGAGGCCGCCGAGTTGATCGCCACCCACCGCGCCCGCGGCGACGACGTGATCCTGGTGTCGGCATCCGGGCGGGAGATGGTGGAGCCGATCGGCGGCATGCTCGGGGTCGATCATGTCGTCGCCAGCGAGATGACCGTGGTGAACGGCCACTACACCGGCGAACTCGAGGTGTACCTCTACGGCCCGGCAAAGGCGGCCGCGGTGAGCGAACTCGCCGAAGATCGTGGCTACGACCTGGCGACCTGCTATGCGTACTCCGACTCGATCACCGACCTCCCCATGTTGGAGGCGGTCGGCCATCCGTTTGTGGTCAATCCGGACCGGCGGCTGCGTCGGCGCGCGATCGACGAAGGCTGGCCGGTCCTCGACTTCGTGCGGCCGACTTCGCACAGTTCCCGCCCGGGTTCGCAGCGACGGCGAACCCCGTCGCGATACCGCACCGCAGCTGTCGCCGGGGCTGTGTGCGCGGGCCTCGCGGTGGCCGGCGGCATGGGTACGCACGCGCTCCGCCGGTACGGGCAGCACGCAGGCGCGGTGTGA